A window from Pseudomonas campi encodes these proteins:
- the dinB gene encoding DNA polymerase IV, whose amino-acid sequence MRDDPQLAGKPLAVGGAADRRGVVATCNYEARAWGIRSAMPMGQALKLCPDLKVVKPRMDAYKAVSREIHGIFREFTEIIEPLSLDEAYLDVTDSAHFAGSATRIAKEIRRRVSQELHITVSAGVAPNKFLAKIASDWRKPDGLFVITPDQVDEFVAVLPVSKLHGVGKVTADKLGRLGISTCADLREWNKLALVREFGSFGERLWSLARGIDERALQTDSRRQSVSVENTYDEDIPNLAMCLKRLPELLEQLETRMARLDSSYKPDKPFVKIKFHDFSQTTLEQAGARRDLHSYQQLLSAAFARGNKPVRLLGVGVRLLDMRGRHEQLELFAP is encoded by the coding sequence ATGCGTGACGACCCGCAGCTGGCCGGCAAGCCGTTGGCGGTGGGCGGCGCTGCCGATCGGCGGGGCGTGGTTGCCACCTGCAACTACGAGGCGCGGGCCTGGGGCATTCGCTCGGCCATGCCGATGGGGCAGGCGCTCAAGCTCTGCCCAGATCTGAAAGTGGTCAAACCACGAATGGATGCCTACAAGGCGGTTTCCCGGGAAATCCACGGCATCTTTCGCGAGTTCACCGAGATCATCGAGCCGCTGTCGCTGGATGAGGCCTACCTGGACGTGACCGACAGCGCGCATTTTGCCGGCAGCGCCACGCGCATCGCCAAGGAGATCCGCCGCCGGGTGTCGCAGGAGCTGCATATCACCGTGTCGGCCGGGGTGGCGCCGAACAAGTTCCTGGCCAAGATCGCCAGCGACTGGCGCAAACCCGATGGCTTGTTCGTCATCACCCCGGATCAGGTCGACGAGTTTGTCGCCGTGCTGCCGGTGAGCAAGCTGCATGGCGTGGGCAAGGTCACCGCGGACAAGCTCGGGCGCCTGGGCATCAGCACCTGCGCCGATCTGCGTGAATGGAACAAGCTGGCCCTGGTGCGCGAGTTCGGCAGTTTTGGCGAGCGCCTGTGGAGCCTGGCCCGGGGCATCGACGAGCGCGCCCTGCAGACCGATAGCCGGCGCCAGTCGGTGAGTGTGGAAAACACCTACGACGAGGACATCCCCAACCTGGCGATGTGCCTGAAGCGTTTGCCGGAGTTGTTAGAGCAGCTGGAAACGCGCATGGCGCGCCTCGACAGCAGCTATAAGCCGGACAAGCCCTTCGTCAAAATCAAATTTCACGACTTCAGCCAGACCACCCTCGAGCAGGCCGGTGCGCGCCGTGACCTGCACAGCTACCAGCAGCTGCTGTCGGCCGCCTTTGCCCGCGGCAACAAGCCGGTGCGCCTGCTCGGGGTGGGCGTGCGGCTGCTGGACATGCGTGGCCGGCATGAGCAGTTGGAGCTGTTTGCGCCCTGA
- the rimO gene encoding 30S ribosomal protein S12 methylthiotransferase RimO, whose translation MSTATPKVGFVSLGCPKATVDSERILTQLRMEGYEIVPTYEDADVVVVNTCGFIDSAKAESLEVIGEAIAENGKVIVTGCMGVDEGNIRNVHPSVLSVTGPQQYEQVVNAVHDVIPPKTDHNPLIDLVPPQGIKLTPRHYAYLKISEGCNHRCSFCIIPSMRGDLVSRPVGDVLSEAERLVKAGVKELLVISQDTSAYGVDLKYKMDFWNGQPVKTRMLELCEALSSMGVWVRLHYVYPYPNVDHVIPLMAEGKLLPYLDIPFQHASPKVLKAMKRPAFEDKTLARIKQWREICPELTIRSTFIVGFPGETEEDFQYLLDWLTEAQLDRVGCFQYSPVEGAPANDMDLEVVPDDVKQDRWDRFMAHQQAISAARLQLKIGQEIEVLIDEVDEQGAVGRSYADAPEIDGSVFIDSTSVKPGDKIRVRVIDADEYDLWAELA comes from the coding sequence ATGTCCACCGCCACCCCGAAAGTCGGCTTCGTCAGCCTTGGTTGCCCTAAAGCGACTGTCGACTCCGAACGCATCCTCACCCAGCTGCGCATGGAGGGCTACGAGATCGTGCCCACCTACGAGGATGCCGACGTGGTGGTGGTCAACACCTGCGGCTTCATCGACAGCGCCAAGGCCGAATCCCTTGAGGTGATTGGTGAAGCCATCGCCGAAAACGGCAAGGTCATCGTCACCGGCTGCATGGGCGTGGACGAAGGCAACATCCGCAACGTGCACCCTAGCGTGCTCTCGGTGACTGGCCCGCAGCAGTACGAGCAAGTGGTCAACGCCGTGCACGACGTGATCCCGCCGAAGACCGATCACAATCCACTGATCGACTTGGTGCCGCCGCAAGGCATCAAGCTGACCCCGCGCCACTACGCCTACCTGAAGATTTCCGAAGGCTGCAACCATCGCTGCAGCTTCTGCATCATCCCCTCGATGCGCGGCGACCTGGTCAGCCGCCCGGTCGGCGATGTACTCAGCGAAGCCGAGCGCCTGGTCAAGGCCGGCGTCAAAGAGCTGCTGGTGATCTCCCAGGACACCAGCGCCTACGGCGTCGACCTCAAGTACAAGATGGACTTCTGGAACGGCCAGCCGGTAAAGACGCGCATGCTGGAACTGTGCGAAGCGCTGTCGTCGATGGGCGTGTGGGTGCGCCTGCACTACGTCTACCCCTACCCCAACGTCGACCACGTCATCCCGCTGATGGCCGAAGGCAAGCTGCTGCCGTACCTGGACATCCCCTTCCAGCACGCTAGCCCGAAAGTGCTGAAGGCCATGAAACGCCCGGCCTTCGAAGACAAGACCCTGGCGCGTATCAAGCAATGGCGCGAGATCTGCCCCGAGCTGACCATCCGCTCCACCTTCATCGTCGGCTTCCCCGGCGAAACCGAAGAAGACTTCCAGTACCTGCTCGACTGGCTGACCGAAGCGCAGCTCGATCGCGTTGGCTGCTTCCAGTACTCGCCCGTGGAAGGCGCACCGGCCAATGACATGGACCTCGAAGTCGTCCCCGACGACGTCAAGCAGGACCGCTGGGACCGCTTCATGGCCCACCAGCAGGCCATCAGCGCCGCCCGCCTGCAGCTGAAGATCGGCCAGGAAATCGAAGTGCTGATCGACGAAGTGGACGAGCAAGGCGCGGTCGGCCGCTCCTACGCCGATGCCCCGGAAATCGACGGCAGCGTGTTCATCGACTCCACCAGCGTGAAGCCCGGCGACAAGATCCGCGTGCGCGTGATCGACGCCGACGAATACGACCTCTGGGCCGAACTGGCCTGA
- a CDS encoding integron integrase has product MDDGKPKLLEQVRQQIRLRNYSIRTEAVYAEWVKRFIRFHRYRHPAEMGAAEIEAFLTHLAVAKNVSGSTQNQALAALLFLYKQVLQVQLPWLDDIVRAKKPKHLPVVLTREEVALVLAQLSGVRWIVANLLYGAGLRLLEALRLRVKDVDFARGEILVRDGKGQKDRVTMLPQRLVLPLQEHLLKVEVLHRTDLAEGFGRANLPFALARKYPNAAAEWGWQFVFPSINRSKDPRSEGIFRHHLHEKTIQRGVREAARRAGLIKHTTPHTFRHSFATHLLESGQDIRTVQELLGHADVKTTQIYTHVLNRGGLGVISPLDR; this is encoded by the coding sequence ATGGATGACGGCAAGCCAAAATTGCTGGAGCAAGTGCGCCAGCAGATTCGTTTGAGAAACTATTCGATTCGTACCGAGGCTGTCTACGCCGAGTGGGTGAAGCGCTTTATCCGCTTTCATCGGTATCGGCATCCGGCTGAGATGGGGGCGGCGGAAATCGAGGCTTTTCTGACGCACTTGGCAGTGGCCAAGAATGTCTCCGGCTCCACGCAGAATCAGGCGTTGGCTGCGCTGCTGTTTCTTTACAAGCAGGTGTTGCAGGTGCAGTTGCCCTGGCTGGATGACATTGTTCGTGCCAAGAAGCCCAAGCATTTACCGGTGGTATTGACCCGCGAGGAAGTGGCGTTGGTGTTGGCGCAGTTATCGGGTGTGCGCTGGATTGTCGCCAATCTGCTGTATGGCGCGGGGCTGCGGTTACTGGAGGCGCTGCGTTTGCGGGTGAAGGATGTCGATTTCGCTCGTGGTGAGATTTTGGTGCGTGATGGCAAGGGGCAGAAGGATCGGGTGACCATGCTGCCGCAACGGCTGGTGTTGCCGTTGCAGGAGCATCTGTTGAAGGTGGAGGTACTGCACCGTACCGATCTGGCCGAGGGCTTTGGGCGGGCCAATCTGCCGTTCGCTCTGGCGCGCAAGTATCCGAATGCGGCGGCAGAGTGGGGGTGGCAATTTGTCTTCCCTTCGATTAATCGTTCCAAGGATCCTCGCTCAGAGGGGATTTTTCGCCACCACCTGCATGAGAAAACCATCCAGCGTGGGGTGCGTGAAGCGGCCAGGCGTGCCGGGCTTATCAAGCACACTACGCCGCACACCTTCCGCCATTCCTTTGCCACCCATCTGCTGGAGAGTGGCCAGGACATCCGCACGGTACAGGAGCTGTTGGGGCACGCGGATGTGAAGACCACGCAGATCTATACCCATGTGCTCAATCGTGGTGGGCTGGGGGTGATTAGTCCGCTAGATCGGTAG
- a CDS encoding PH domain-containing protein has protein sequence MIDFNNKGFFKLKQNSEYAEKITALLLDNEEIIDSYKSMRDGVVFTSKRIIAVNVQGLTGSKKDFTSIPYKNIVAYSVETSGTFDLDSELEIYLSSVGKVKFEFTGKTSMVEISKHISKHLL, from the coding sequence ATGATCGACTTTAACAATAAAGGTTTTTTCAAGCTCAAGCAGAACAGTGAATATGCAGAGAAAATTACTGCATTGCTGTTAGACAATGAGGAAATCATTGACTCATACAAATCCATGCGTGATGGCGTGGTTTTCACCAGCAAGAGAATTATTGCCGTAAACGTTCAAGGGCTAACCGGTAGCAAAAAAGATTTCACGTCCATTCCTTATAAAAACATTGTTGCCTACTCGGTGGAAACATCAGGAACGTTTGACCTTGATTCAGAACTGGAAATATATCTATCCTCTGTTGGCAAGGTGAAATTCGAGTTCACTGGAAAAACCTCAATGGTAGAAATATCGAAACACATATCAAAGCACCTGCTTTAA
- a CDS encoding DNA-binding domain-containing protein: MSERDQLAFAARIRQPEAQALLPGIAAERMAVYEGLFFNNIESFLSSGFPVLRRLFDDARWQRLVRSFIAGHRCTTPYFLEIGAEFVGWLQQGFVAEADDPPFLLELAHYERVELELDVATVELPAQGWSPLAWPLAYAWPVQRLSAEYRPLHAPAEPTCLLAWRDAADKVRFQQLSPFAYHLALRLQAGETSAAALLVLAETSGIAADERYFTHARALLDDWQRQDIWFPPTI; encoded by the coding sequence ATGAGCGAGCGCGACCAGCTGGCCTTCGCCGCGCGCATTCGCCAGCCCGAGGCGCAGGCGCTGCTGCCGGGCATCGCTGCCGAGCGTATGGCGGTGTACGAAGGCCTGTTCTTCAACAATATCGAGAGCTTTCTCAGCAGCGGTTTTCCGGTGCTGCGCCGGCTGTTCGATGACGCGCGCTGGCAGCGCCTGGTGCGCAGTTTCATCGCCGGGCACCGCTGCACCACGCCGTATTTCCTCGAGATCGGTGCGGAGTTTGTTGGCTGGTTGCAGCAGGGCTTTGTCGCCGAGGCGGATGATCCGCCGTTCCTCCTCGAACTGGCGCATTACGAACGGGTCGAGCTTGAGCTGGATGTGGCCACAGTCGAATTGCCCGCGCAGGGCTGGTCACCCCTGGCCTGGCCGCTGGCTTATGCCTGGCCGGTGCAACGCCTGAGTGCCGAGTACCGACCACTGCACGCGCCGGCCGAACCGACCTGTCTGCTGGCCTGGCGCGACGCGGCGGACAAGGTGCGCTTCCAGCAGCTGTCGCCGTTCGCTTATCACCTGGCCCTGCGCCTGCAGGCGGGCGAGACGAGTGCTGCGGCGTTACTGGTCCTGGCCGAGACCAGTGGTATTGCCGCCGACGAACGTTACTTCACCCATGCCCGCGCGCTACTGGACGACTGGCAGCGCCAGGACATCTGGTTCCCCCCGACCATCTGA
- a CDS encoding DoxX family protein: MLTLLNRLQDALDATRRLDFLGPLLLRLYLVPIFWMAGTHKLADMPATIAWFGNPDWGLGLPFPELLAWLAALTEAGGAILLLFGLALRWITIPLMVTMLVAIVSVHWPYGWQAIADPSAPFANERVLASAEKIERARALLKEHGNYDWLTSSGKLVVLNNGIEFAATYLVMLVALFFSGAGRWLSVDYWLARALRRKAS; encoded by the coding sequence ATGCTGACCCTGCTCAATCGCCTCCAGGATGCCCTGGACGCTACCCGTCGCCTCGACTTTCTCGGCCCGCTGCTGCTGCGTCTGTACCTAGTGCCGATTTTCTGGATGGCCGGTACGCACAAGCTGGCGGATATGCCCGCGACCATCGCCTGGTTCGGCAACCCGGACTGGGGCCTGGGCCTGCCATTTCCCGAACTGCTGGCCTGGCTGGCGGCGTTGACCGAGGCGGGCGGGGCGATCCTGCTGCTGTTCGGTCTGGCTCTGCGCTGGATCACTATCCCGCTGATGGTGACCATGCTGGTGGCGATCGTCAGTGTGCACTGGCCCTATGGTTGGCAGGCGATTGCCGACCCCTCGGCGCCGTTCGCCAACGAGCGGGTGCTGGCCTCGGCCGAGAAGATCGAGCGGGCGCGGGCGCTGCTCAAGGAGCACGGCAACTACGACTGGCTGACCAGCAGCGGCAAGCTGGTGGTGCTGAACAACGGCATCGAGTTCGCCGCCACCTACCTGGTGATGCTGGTGGCGCTGTTCTTCAGCGGTGCCGGGCGCTGGCTCAGCGTCGATTACTGGCTGGCCCGCGCGTTACGCCGCAAAGCGAGCTGA
- a CDS encoding cytochrome b, with amino-acid sequence MSWKNSEQRYGSLSIALHWLMLILIAGVYACIELKGNFPKGSDTRELLKQWHFMLGLAVFALVWLRLLARLIAPTPNIVPALPAWQAIPAKLMHLALYLLMIGAPLAGWLILSAAGKPIPFFGLELPPLVGENKQLAGQIKELHELAGTAGYWLIGLHAVAGLFHHFVSRDNTLTRMLPGRG; translated from the coding sequence ATGAGCTGGAAGAACTCCGAACAGCGCTATGGCAGCCTGTCCATTGCCCTGCACTGGCTGATGCTGATCCTGATTGCCGGCGTCTATGCCTGCATCGAACTCAAAGGCAACTTCCCCAAGGGCAGCGATACCCGCGAGCTGCTCAAGCAATGGCACTTCATGCTCGGCCTGGCGGTATTTGCCCTGGTCTGGCTGCGCCTGCTGGCACGGCTGATCGCCCCCACGCCGAACATCGTCCCGGCCCTACCCGCCTGGCAAGCCATCCCCGCCAAACTCATGCACCTGGCGCTGTACCTGCTGATGATCGGCGCGCCACTGGCCGGCTGGCTGATCCTCAGCGCTGCTGGCAAGCCGATCCCGTTCTTCGGCCTGGAGCTGCCGCCACTGGTCGGCGAGAACAAACAGCTAGCCGGACAGATCAAGGAACTACACGAGCTGGCCGGCACCGCCGGTTACTGGCTGATCGGCCTGCACGCCGTCGCCGGGCTGTTCCACCATTTCGTCAGCCGCGACAACACCCTGACCCGCATGCTGCCGGGGCGCGGCTGA
- a CDS encoding OprO/OprP family phosphate-selective porin produces MIRKHFAGFAASALALAISAQAFAGTVTTDGTDIVIKTKGGLEVGTTDKEFSFKLGGRVQADYSTFDGFYTKDGDNADAGYFRRAFLELGGVMYSDWAYQLNYDFSHNAGGDNRDEDGYFDEASLSYNGFAPVSIKAGRFDPEFGLEKATSSKWVTAQERNAAYDLVDWANGHNGGMGIQASGTAGTSLYGSAGLFAKDASNSDEDGNSSKQFNLRGVFAPMHDAGNVLHLGLNFAQRDVSDGEFDSRIRSRLGIRGVSTDGGQDAGDNGNRLQLGGAEATSVGTFDDDAAWGLEAAWATGPFSVQGEYVARTLKADDNTFDDVDSEGYYVQLAYTLTGEARGYKLGKFDAIKPANKQIGAWEVFYRYDHISADDNNDYAAFVNGDGKSGKDFSDVDDIEGTVHNVGLNWYANESVKISGVYVTSSVDNAKNSAGDDDGDGFVMRAQYVF; encoded by the coding sequence ATGATCCGTAAGCACTTCGCCGGTTTTGCAGCCAGCGCCCTGGCTCTGGCCATTTCCGCCCAGGCTTTCGCCGGTACCGTCACCACCGATGGCACTGACATCGTCATCAAGACCAAAGGTGGCCTGGAAGTCGGCACCACCGACAAAGAATTCAGCTTCAAGCTGGGCGGCCGCGTACAGGCTGACTACAGCACCTTCGACGGCTTCTACACCAAGGATGGCGATAACGCCGACGCCGGTTATTTCCGTCGTGCCTTCCTCGAACTGGGCGGCGTGATGTACAGCGACTGGGCCTACCAGCTCAACTACGACTTCTCGCACAACGCCGGCGGCGACAACCGCGATGAAGACGGTTACTTCGACGAGGCCTCGCTGTCCTACAACGGCTTCGCCCCGGTATCGATCAAGGCCGGCCGCTTCGACCCAGAATTCGGTTTGGAAAAAGCCACCAGCTCCAAGTGGGTGACTGCCCAGGAGCGTAACGCTGCCTATGATCTGGTCGACTGGGCCAACGGTCACAACGGCGGCATGGGCATCCAGGCATCCGGCACCGCTGGCACTTCCCTGTACGGTTCGGCTGGTCTGTTCGCCAAGGACGCCAGCAACTCCGACGAAGACGGCAACAGCTCCAAGCAGTTCAACCTGCGCGGCGTATTCGCACCGATGCACGATGCCGGCAACGTCCTGCACCTGGGCCTCAACTTTGCCCAGCGCGACGTGTCCGACGGCGAGTTCGACAGCCGTATCCGCAGCCGCCTGGGTATCCGTGGTGTGAGCACCGACGGTGGCCAGGATGCCGGCGACAACGGCAACCGTCTGCAACTGGGCGGCGCTGAAGCCACCAGCGTCGGCACCTTCGATGATGACGCCGCCTGGGGTCTGGAAGCCGCCTGGGCCACCGGCCCGTTCTCCGTACAGGGCGAGTATGTGGCGCGCACCCTGAAGGCTGACGACAACACCTTCGACGATGTCGATTCCGAAGGCTACTACGTGCAGCTCGCCTACACCCTGACCGGCGAGGCGCGTGGCTACAAGCTCGGCAAGTTCGACGCGATCAAGCCGGCCAACAAGCAGATTGGTGCCTGGGAAGTGTTCTACCGCTACGACCACATCAGCGCCGACGACAACAACGACTACGCGGCCTTCGTCAATGGCGACGGCAAGTCTGGCAAGGACTTCAGCGATGTCGACGACATCGAAGGCACCGTACACAACGTCGGTCTGAACTGGTACGCCAACGAGTCCGTGAAGATCAGCGGCGTGTACGTCACCTCCTCGGTCGACAATGCCAAGAACTCGGCTGGCGACGACGATGGCGACGGCTTCGTGATGCGCGCGCAGTACGTGTTCTAA
- a CDS encoding GNAT family N-acetyltransferase, which yields MPIRTLASLNDLQPAAWDALLCGPQPFLRHAFLSALEDSGSIGGRSGWQAAHRLLCDALGKPLAALPAYVKAHSYGEYVFDMGWADACQRAGIAYYPKLLGAVPFSPVSGQRLLGDASAAAQLLDELERDLPRQGLSSLHINFTQADTDALLAGREGWLSRIGCQYHWFNRDYRDFQDFLDALTSRKRKQIRKEREQVAGQGIAFDWCAGHELSEVEWDFVYACYANTYYVRGRAPYLTRSFFSLVAERMPAAIRVVIARQGTRPVAMAFSLVDGDTFYGRYWGCLGDFDRLHFETCFYQGLDYSIAQGLRRFDAGAQGEHKLVRGFEPVLTQSWHYLCHPGLRAAVMEFLQEERGHIKAYLAQAQAALPYRCA from the coding sequence ATGCCGATCCGTACCCTCGCCAGCCTCAATGACCTCCAGCCCGCCGCTTGGGATGCCTTGCTGTGCGGGCCGCAGCCGTTCCTGCGCCACGCCTTTCTTTCGGCCCTGGAAGACAGCGGCAGCATCGGTGGGCGTAGCGGCTGGCAAGCCGCTCACCGGCTGCTTTGCGATGCGCTCGGCAAGCCGCTGGCGGCGCTGCCGGCCTATGTGAAGGCGCATTCCTATGGCGAGTACGTGTTCGACATGGGCTGGGCCGATGCCTGTCAGCGCGCCGGCATTGCCTATTACCCCAAGCTGCTCGGCGCCGTGCCGTTCAGCCCTGTGAGTGGCCAGCGCCTGCTGGGCGATGCGTCGGCTGCGGCGCAACTGCTCGACGAGCTGGAGCGCGACCTGCCGCGCCAGGGGCTGTCCAGTCTGCACATCAATTTCACCCAGGCCGATACCGATGCGCTGCTCGCCGGGCGCGAGGGCTGGTTGTCACGCATCGGCTGCCAGTACCACTGGTTCAACCGCGACTATCGCGACTTCCAGGATTTCCTCGATGCGCTGACTTCGCGCAAGCGCAAGCAGATACGCAAGGAGCGTGAGCAGGTGGCGGGGCAGGGCATCGCCTTCGATTGGTGCGCAGGGCACGAACTGAGCGAGGTCGAGTGGGATTTCGTCTATGCCTGTTACGCCAATACCTACTATGTGCGCGGCCGTGCGCCCTACCTGACGCGCAGCTTCTTCAGCCTGGTGGCCGAGCGCATGCCGGCAGCCATCCGCGTGGTTATCGCCCGCCAGGGCACGCGGCCGGTAGCCATGGCCTTCAGCCTAGTGGATGGCGATACCTTCTACGGTCGTTATTGGGGCTGCTTGGGCGACTTCGACCGCTTGCACTTTGAGACCTGCTTCTACCAGGGGCTCGACTACAGCATTGCCCAGGGGTTGCGGCGTTTCGATGCCGGTGCCCAGGGCGAGCACAAGCTGGTGCGGGGGTTCGAACCGGTGCTGACGCAGTCCTGGCACTACCTGTGTCATCCCGGTCTGCGGGCGGCGGTGATGGAGTTTTTGCAGGAAGAGCGCGGGCATATCAAAGCCTACCTGGCGCAGGCGCAGGCCGCCTTGCCGTATCGGTGTGCCTGA
- a CDS encoding DUF692 domain-containing protein — protein sequence MTLQPFVSGAGLGLRRGLLTALADSAVGQVDFLEIAPENWIGVGGRFARQLRGLSERVPFLCHGLSLNLGGVAPLDIELLKAIKGFLDEHGIRGYSEHLSACADEGQLYDLMPLPFTAHTVQRVATRIRTVQDVLERPLIIENVSAYARLPGELDETSFIRAVLDEADCQLLLDINNVYVNATNFSFDPLAYIQAMPGERIAYLHMAGHYDEAADLKIDTHGAPVCDPVWALLRQAYGLHGVRPTLLERDFNFPPVSELYAEVAQIRALQQGAGR from the coding sequence ATGACCCTGCAGCCTTTCGTCAGCGGCGCCGGCCTCGGCCTGCGTCGCGGCCTGCTGACGGCGCTGGCGGACAGTGCCGTGGGCCAGGTGGATTTCCTCGAAATCGCCCCGGAAAACTGGATCGGCGTAGGCGGGCGTTTTGCCCGCCAGCTGCGCGGCCTCAGTGAGCGCGTGCCGTTCCTCTGCCATGGTCTGTCCCTCAACCTCGGTGGCGTGGCGCCGCTCGATATCGAGTTGCTCAAGGCCATCAAGGGTTTTCTCGACGAACACGGCATCCGCGGTTACAGCGAACACCTGTCGGCCTGTGCCGACGAGGGCCAGCTGTACGACCTGATGCCGTTGCCGTTCACGGCGCACACCGTGCAACGGGTCGCCACGCGCATTCGCACCGTGCAGGATGTGCTGGAACGACCGCTGATCATCGAAAACGTCTCGGCCTATGCGCGCCTGCCCGGCGAGCTGGACGAGACCAGCTTTATTCGCGCGGTGCTGGACGAAGCGGATTGCCAGCTGCTGCTGGACATCAACAACGTCTACGTCAACGCGACCAATTTCAGCTTCGACCCGCTGGCCTATATCCAGGCCATGCCGGGCGAGCGCATCGCCTACCTGCACATGGCCGGGCACTACGACGAGGCCGCCGACCTGAAGATCGACACCCATGGCGCGCCGGTGTGCGACCCGGTATGGGCGTTGCTCCGGCAGGCCTATGGACTGCATGGCGTACGGCCGACCCTGCTGGAACGCGACTTCAACTTCCCGCCGGTGAGCGAGCTGTATGCCGAGGTGGCGCAGATCCGAGCTTTGCAGCAGGGGGCCGGGCGATGA